Genomic segment of Mycolicibacterium psychrotolerans:
GCAGTGCTCCAGCGCATAACCCTCGCGGGCGGCCAACGCCCGGATCGCCTCCGCCTTGGCGTCGCCGTAGCAGTAGAACGCGATGTCGCCGGTGTACTTGCCGTCCTCGACGACCATCCGGGTGGCCATCGCGTGGGTGGCGCCCAGCGCGCGGGCGATCGGCCCGACGATCTCCTCGCCGGAGGCCGACACGATCACCACGTCGCGGCCGCACAGCTTGTGATCGGAGATCAGCTCCGCTGCTTCGGCAAACACGAGCGGGTCGACGATGTCGTGCAGCGTCTCGCTGACCGCCGACTTGACCTGTTCGACGTCCCAGCCGGCGCACATCGTCGTGATGTAGGACCGCATCCGGTCCATCTGATCGTGGTCGGCGCCGGACATGAGAAAGAGGAATTGCGCGTAAGCAGACTTCAGAACCGTCCGGCGATTCATTAGCCCTTGACTGAAGAAGGGTTTGCTGAAAGCGAAAGTGCTCGACTTCGCGATGACGGTTTTGTCGAGATCGAAGAACGCTGCGGTGCGGACCGGGCGCTCGGCGGAGGACGGACCATCAGCTGCTCGGAAGCTCGTCACCGGGTCGGATGAGGTCACAGCGTCAGCATAGAGCGCGCCCGAGTGACAAATCGGGGCAGATCGTACAAATTGGCAGTTCACGACACGTGGCTAGAACTGCAATCTTTTCTGGATTCGACCGACTTCTCTGCGTTGCGGTCTTGCGCCGGCCCGCTCGGGCGTGTGTATAGTGGGCATCACTCGGCTTATGCCGGGTGTGCATCAGCCCGACCCCCCGGGGCTGATACACGACGACCTCCGCCTCCTCCCCCCCTGGCGGGGGTCGTCCCTTTTCTGGGGTCATTCGTAAAGCGGATAGATCTGCTTCTCAGTAGATGGTTGCGGAACGCTGTTTTCGGCGAAGTCGACCCGCGTCTTGTGGATAAGTCCCGATCGCTCCACAGATCGTCCGACGGCCCTTCCCCACCCGAGGCTCTGCGCCCACGCTGAGAAGCATGTCGACCCCCGCCGCCATCCTGATCCTCGTCGAGGACGCCACGCTCACCATGACGGTGGACCGCGTGGTGGCTGCTGCGGGACTGCAGGTGGTCCGAGCTGCCGACACGTCGAACCGGCGTGCGTGGACGGGCGCCGCGGCGGTGCTGCTCGACGCGGCGGCTGCCCGCCGGTGCGCCGGGCAGGGGCTGCCGCGCCGGGCCCGCGTGCTGCTGGTCACCGGTTCTGCGCCGGAGCCGGCGGCGTGGGAGGCTGCCGTCACCGTCGGCGCCCAACGGGTGCTGACGGTTCCCGCCCAGGAGGCGGAGCTGATGGCCGTGCTCGCCGAGGCCGCCGAGGCCGCCCGCGACGGTGGCGCGCGCGGCGCGGTGGTGGCCGTGATGTCCGGCCGCGGCGGCGGTGGCGCATCGGTGTTCGCGGTGGCGCTCGCGCGGACGGCAGCCGAGGCTCTGCTCGTCGACGGCGATCCCTGGGGCGGCGGCCTGGATCTGGTGCTCGGCAGCGAGACCGAACAGGGGTTGCGATGGCCGGATCTCACCGTGGCAGGCGGACGGCTGACCTACCCGGCGCTGCGCGACGCGCTGCCGCGGCGGCACGGCGTCAGCGTGCTCTCCGGGAGTCGGGTGCTGTCCGGGGAGCGACCGTGCGACGACATCGACCCGCTGCCGCTCGACGCGGTGATCGACGCCGGCAGCCGGGGCGGTGTCACCGTGGTCTGCGACGTCGCCCGGCGGCCCGCGCCCGCCACCGACACGGCGTTGGCCGCGGCGGATCTGGTGGTGTTGGTCACACCGGCGGACGTCCGGTCCTGCGCCGCGGCGGCGGCGACCGGCCAGTGGGTCGCGAGCAGTAACCCCAACACCGGCGTCCTCGTCCGCGGGCCGGCTCCCGGCGGGCTGCGCCCGGTCGATGTCGCCCGGATCGTCGGCTTGCCGCTGCTCGCTTCCATGCGGCCGCAGCCGGGCATCGAGCAGCAGCTCGAGCGCGGCGGGCTGCGGATGCCCCGACGGTCACCGCTCGCGGTGGCGGCGCGCACGGTGCTCGCTGTGCTGCAGACCAAGCCGGCCGGCCACGACGCGGATGCCGCCGCGTGAACGCGCCGCTGCTGGACCGGGTGCGGGAGCGGCTGGCTGCCGATGGCGCGCCGCTGCGGCCCAGCGTCGTCGCCGCGGCGATCCGCGCGGAGTCCGGCGGGGTCCTCGGCGACACCGAAGTACTGACCAGCCTCCGCGAACTGCAGACCGAACTCGTCGGCGCAGGCATCCTCGAACCGCTGCTGTGCGCGCCGGGCACCACCGACGTGCTCGTCACCGCGCCCGACGCGGTCTGGGTCGACGACGGATCCGGTTTGCGACGCACCCCGATCTCGTTCGCTGACGAAGCGGCGGTCCGGCGCCTCGCGCAGCGGTTGGCGCTCGCTGCGGGGCGTCGCCTCGACGACGCGCAGCCCTGGGTCGACGGACATCTGAGCGGTCTGGGCCCGGCGGCGCCCGGCGCGCCGCTGAGTGTGCGGCTGCACGCGGTGCTGCCCCCGATCGCCGCGGCCGGCACGTGCCTGTCGCTGCGGGTCCTGCGCCCAGCCACCCAGGATCTCGACGCACTGGTCGAGGCGGGAGCGATCGACACCGACGCGGCCGCGCTGTTGCGCGGCGTCATCGCCGCCCGGCTGGCGTTCCTGGTCTCCGGCGGTACGGGCGCCGGGAAGACGACCCTACTCAGCGCGCTGCTCGGCGCCGTACCGGCAGATGAACGGATCGTGTGCGTCGAGGATGCCGCCGAACTGGCACCCCGCCATCCGCATGTGGTCAAGCTGGTCGCGCGCTGTCCGAACGTCGAAGGCGTCGGCGAGGTCACCGTCCGCGACCTGGTCCGGCAGGCACTGCGGATGCGGCCCGACCGGATCGTCGTCGGTGAGGTGCGCGGGGCCGAGGTCGTCGACCTGCTCACCGCCCTGAACACCGGTCACGACGGTGGCGCAGGCACCGTGCACGCCAACAACCCCGCCGAGGTGCCTGCACGCTTCGAGGCGCTCGCCGCGCTCGGCGGCCTGGACCGGGCCGCCCTCCACAGCCAACTCGGCGCGGCGATCCAGGTCGTGCTGCATGTGTCCCGCGACCGCGCCGGCCGGCGACGGCTGAGTGAGATCGGGATGTTCCGGCGCGGCGACGATGGTCGCGTGCAGGTGCTGCCGTGCTGGCACATGGATGCGGGCTTCGACCGCTGCGCCGACGACCTGCGCCGGCTCATCGGCACCCGGAGCCGACCGTGACGGCGGCGATGATGCTGGCGCTGGCGGTGCTCGTGGCGCCGTCCACCTCCCGCGGGCGCGCCCCGGTCCTGGTCCCGGCGCGACGCCGGCTTCCCGTCGCGGCGTGGGGAATCCTCGGCTGCCTGACGGTGTCGTTCGTGCTGCCGCTGAGCGCGGTCGTCTCCACTGCGGTGATGCTCGGCGTGCTGATGCTGCGGCGGCGCGCCCGCCGACGCCGCCGCGACGCCGTGGAGGAAGCCATCGCCCTGCAGGGTGCCCTCGACGTGCTGGTCGCAGAGCTGCGCGTCGGGGCGCATCCGGTCGCCGCCATGCGGGTCGCCGCCCGGGAATCCGGCGGCCGCGTCGCCGGGTCCTTCGGCGCGGTGGCGGCGCGCGCGCTGCTCGGAGCCGACGTGGCGGCCGGGTTGCGGGCGGAGGCTCGGCACTCCCGGGCGCCGGGCCACTGGGAACGGCTGGCGGTGTGCTGGCAGCTCGCACAGAGCCATGGCCTGGCGATCGCGACACTGATGCAGGCCGCGCAGCGGGACCTCGGCGAGCGGGAGCGGTTCCGGTCGCGCGTCGACGCCGGGATGGCCGGCGCGCGGGCCACCGGAAGCGTGCTGGCGGGGCTGCCCCTGCTCGGTGTGCTGCTCGGATGTGCGATCGGGGCCGACCCACTGGGGTTCCTGTTCTCCAGCGGGCCCGGCGGCTGGCTGCTATGCCTGGGGACGCTGCTGGTCGGCGCAGGCCTGCTGTGGTCGGACCGCATCACGGCGCGGGTGCTGACATGACGTGGGCTGCGGCGCTGCTCG
This window contains:
- a CDS encoding HAD-IB family hydrolase is translated as MTSSDPVTSFRAADGPSSAERPVRTAAFFDLDKTVIAKSSTFAFSKPFFSQGLMNRRTVLKSAYAQFLFLMSGADHDQMDRMRSYITTMCAGWDVEQVKSAVSETLHDIVDPLVFAEAAELISDHKLCGRDVVIVSASGEEIVGPIARALGATHAMATRMVVEDGKYTGDIAFYCYGDAKAEAIRALAAREGYALEHCYAYSDSITDVPMLETVGHPTVVNPDRTLRKEAAARGWQMRSFSKPVSLRDRLPAAPSGAAVATSFAVGLSALAAGALTYTLLRRFAF
- the ssd gene encoding septum site-determining protein Ssd, which codes for MSTPAAILILVEDATLTMTVDRVVAAAGLQVVRAADTSNRRAWTGAAAVLLDAAAARRCAGQGLPRRARVLLVTGSAPEPAAWEAAVTVGAQRVLTVPAQEAELMAVLAEAAEAARDGGARGAVVAVMSGRGGGGASVFAVALARTAAEALLVDGDPWGGGLDLVLGSETEQGLRWPDLTVAGGRLTYPALRDALPRRHGVSVLSGSRVLSGERPCDDIDPLPLDAVIDAGSRGGVTVVCDVARRPAPATDTALAAADLVVLVTPADVRSCAAAAATGQWVASSNPNTGVLVRGPAPGGLRPVDVARIVGLPLLASMRPQPGIEQQLERGGLRMPRRSPLAVAARTVLAVLQTKPAGHDADAAA
- a CDS encoding TadA family conjugal transfer-associated ATPase, coding for MNAPLLDRVRERLAADGAPLRPSVVAAAIRAESGGVLGDTEVLTSLRELQTELVGAGILEPLLCAPGTTDVLVTAPDAVWVDDGSGLRRTPISFADEAAVRRLAQRLALAAGRRLDDAQPWVDGHLSGLGPAAPGAPLSVRLHAVLPPIAAAGTCLSLRVLRPATQDLDALVEAGAIDTDAAALLRGVIAARLAFLVSGGTGAGKTTLLSALLGAVPADERIVCVEDAAELAPRHPHVVKLVARCPNVEGVGEVTVRDLVRQALRMRPDRIVVGEVRGAEVVDLLTALNTGHDGGAGTVHANNPAEVPARFEALAALGGLDRAALHSQLGAAIQVVLHVSRDRAGRRRLSEIGMFRRGDDGRVQVLPCWHMDAGFDRCADDLRRLIGTRSRP
- a CDS encoding type II secretion system F family protein; this translates as MMLALAVLVAPSTSRGRAPVLVPARRRLPVAAWGILGCLTVSFVLPLSAVVSTAVMLGVLMLRRRARRRRRDAVEEAIALQGALDVLVAELRVGAHPVAAMRVAARESGGRVAGSFGAVAARALLGADVAAGLRAEARHSRAPGHWERLAVCWQLAQSHGLAIATLMQAAQRDLGERERFRSRVDAGMAGARATGSVLAGLPLLGVLLGCAIGADPLGFLFSSGPGGWLLCLGTLLVGAGLLWSDRITARVLT